In Microbacterium soli, the DNA window TGCCCACAGAGCCAGCAGTTCGCGGCTGGATCTCCGGCCTCGTCGAGCGTCTTCCCTTGCTGGAAGAACTCGCGCTTGAACTTCGCCCATGCCCTGGTGTTGACGCGTTGGGTGCTCATGACAGGCGGGAGAGGATGTCGGTCTTGCGTCGGACGCCGGTGAGGTCGACGCCACGCTGGTCTGCGAGTGCCCGTAGCTCGCGGATGGTGAGCGTCTCGAGCGTGGGTGCTGGGGTGCCTGGGCGGGACCAGCCGCGGCCCGTGTAGGAGTCGGCGACGTCGTCGGGGACGTGCACGGTGAGCCCGGTTCGTGGGTTGGTGATCGCGGCCATGCGGTCCTCCCCTGGTCAACGTCGGTGGGTGCCGATAGTGTGCGGGCATGGGCAAGAACATGCGCGACCCGTACCTGATCGTCACGAAGAACTTCGTGGTCTCCGACCGGCGAGGCCGGAAGTACATGGCGAAGATGCTGAACGACGAGTACGAGGTTGTCGCTGAGCACAAGAACGCGTTGTCGCGGGCGTCGACGGTGACGTTCCGGAAGACGAACCCCGACTACCAGGGTTGATACACCCGCGCTCGCTCCCACGTCGGCGGCCCCTCGTATTCTCGATAGGCACGTCCTGCATTCAGCAGGACGACCGACGAGATGGGAGTGGAGATGAGCGCAAGTGGGTTTGGGGACTTCGCCAAGGACCTGAAGAACATGTTCATGGAGACGACTTACGAGGAAACAGCGCAAGCGGTAGCCGAGCAGCTGCGTGAGCAGGGACTCGATACAGCAGACGCGGTCGAGCTCGATCTGTCGACGGACTCTGACGATGTTCATCTGGATGTTGAGCGTGTGCGAGCGCGGGTAAACGAGATCCTCGCCGAGGGTTGAGCCTGTGGGGCGGCCGGACTGGGAACCGGCCGCCCGAGGGGTGGGGACCCACAGGAAACGACGATCTAACGAGAGCCGACTCGAGCACGGTGTCGACGCAATGCCTCGCGCGCGCAATCCCGACAGACGAGCGACTTGAACCGCTTGTCCACCCTGGTGTTCGCGGACGTTCGAACGTGCCCTGATGGGCACTTGGACTCGACATCACCTCGGCCGCGCGACTGCATGCCGCGACGAATGTTCTCGCGGTGGGTAACCGGCTCCAGATGATCCGGGTTCACGCAGCGACGATTCCGGCAGAGGTGATCGAGATCCAGCCCAGTCGGTATGGGGCCGACGAGCGCTTCCCATCCCCACCTGTGGGCGGAGCGGTACGCGCCATCGAAGAAGAACTTGCCGTAGCCGCCGCCCCCGAGCGATGCCGCCCAGATCCAACAGCCGTCGTCGTTCTTCTCGATCTTCGAACGCCACCTATTCAGTGCGCTATCGTTCATCACATCGACTCCTTCCCGAGTCGGTCATGCTCCCGGCCTGTTACCAGCAGGTGCGGGAGTTTCTCGTTAGAACTGAAGAAGCGCCCGGTCGCGTGACCTGGGCGCTTCTGTCATTCCTGTCTGATCATCAAGGTACGGGGGTTCAACGGGAGCTTGGCAAATCGTGGTTCCGGCGTGTCGCTTCCTCGCGTTCTCGCCGCATCTTGCGTAGTCGTGCCTGCCAGACGGGGTCCGCGGTCATCCGCTCACGCCACCACGTCTTGAGGATGCGTTCGTCGACGACGCGGTGTCGTTGGCCGTCCCGCATCTCCCAGCCCATCGGCATGCCGTTGCGGCGCCAGCGTTTGATGGTGACGACCGATCGGCGTGTGACCTTCGCGGCTTCCCGGTAGGTGAGGTACTCAGCCATCTGGAGGCTCCTGTTCGTGAGCGGGTGCGGTATTCCGCAAGATTTGCTCAAGATGCTGCCTTGAGGCTTGCTGGATGCCGGGCTCTGACGCATCCTGATGTTCCTGCCTCCGGAGGGTTGGCAGATGGGGGGTCCAGACCCCAGGGGGTCTCACGATCGGGGGATGTGAGACCCCCACTCCGTTCGGGCCCCTGTGGTGGACAGTGCGCATGCAATCTCCGTCGCACGACGGATGCTGGGTGTGGGAATCGGTCTCGCCGCGGGGTCGGGTGTCGGGAGCATCATCGACATCTTTCGCTCCCGTTCTCGCCGTTGATGCACGTCGCCCAGATACGTGCAGGACGTCGACCGAATCCCGACTGTGAACGCACACATGTTCGGCGCGTACGATCAGGAGATGAACAGACACTCCCCGTCCGATGATGACTCGGACAGACGCGCAACAGACCGGTGGGCTGACGACGGGGGAACCCCGGCGTTCGCCGTGATCCCGCCGGAACCGTCCACGAGCTGGGTGCGAGCAGTCGCGAGGCACTGGCATCCATACGCGCCCACTCAGGCCACCCAGGACCGTGCTGCTGAGGTGAAGCGTGCACGGGCGTTGAAGCCACGCGATATCCCCTCCCAGAGCCCCGACCCTCGCGGGTGAACGGCAGCGCCAGGTGACCTTCGGCGAACCGGTATCTATCCGCGGCGGATGCGCGTAGCGTGACCAACATGTGGACAGTCCTCGTCATCTTGCTCGTGGTGTGGGCCGTGCTGGCGGTCACTGGGTTCGCCATCAATGGCCTCCTCTGGCTTGCGATCATCGGTGTGATCCTGTTCGTCGGCACCTTGATCTTCGGGTTCGTGCGGAACCGCAGCCGCAGGGACCACTTACGGCCTTGAAATGCGCACGGGTGCGGGGCAGCGCGATCTCCATAGCGTCCTCACTCATGAATTGACTCCTTCGCTTCCATACACCTGCCCACACACCCGGCACGCCGCCACCTGCCGCGGCCTCGGACCACCCTTCGGGTCATCCACCCACCGCACCCTCACAGCCCGCTCAGAAGCCCTCATGCACGTGCCCTTCGAACGTTCTCCGCTTGGGTCACGGCTTCGAGATGCGCGGGGTTGGCGCACTTGCGATTGCTGCACAGATGGTCGATCACAAGCCCGTCCGGGATGGGGCCCACGTGCAATTCGTACGACAGTCGGTGAACCGCCACGTGCCTGCCGTCGATCTTTACCTGGCCATAGCCCGTGCTGCTGATGGTCCCTGACCACTCCCAGCACCCTGGACCTCGGACGATCCTCGCTTCGAAGCGCTCGCGCGCTGTGCCAAACACAAATCTCCGGATGGGCGACAGCTCCGCGCCCCGGTCGCTCTGGGCGCGGTGAGATCTGCACATCCCCTGACTGTCGTGCGGACGGTCGCAGCCGGGGAATCTGCATCCCTGCGTTCCGTCACCGATTGGGCGATCCGCCTGGACGTCGTCGTGGCGGCGAAAGCGTAGGTAGTGGGCGTGGCAGAGGCCTCGTGCTTCATGCGCTCTGCCGCATCCTTCGACTGTGCACGATGGCCTGGTCATGACTCCTCCGACTCTGATCTGTAGACATATCCGCATGCACCACACGTGACGATCTGGATCGGCCTGAGGCCTCCTGCGGGGTCGTCAATCCACCTCGCGCGGACTCGTCGTTCAGCCGCACACCCCGGGTATTCAGCATCGCCAAGGCAGTCCCGGGCATGCTGCGGAAGCCCGTCCCACGACGGCAGATACCGGTACTGCTGCCGCCGCACCTCACGGAACATCTCCTGCTCGAAGTCCTCGAGCACCCTGTGCTCCCAGATCTCGGTCGCATGGTCGATCAGCACCCCCACGATCAGCAGGGCCGTGTCGTGCGCGGCCTGCGACGACCCCGGGCACTTGCCCGGGATGCGGGTGCCAGCGCCGAGCCATTCCGACACGGACTCGGCGTACTCGGCGAGCAGTGACCACAGGTACACGGCATCCGCCGCGGCCCGGTCGTCGACGTTCGCTGTCGGGGTGCTGTCGTAGTACCCGCCGCCGGTGATCTGCGGCCGGTCGAACTGTGAACCGCCCCTCGACACCCCCACGGACGGGGCCGCGAGGGCCAGCATCGCACCCAGCAGCTTCGGCACCACACCCAGGTGGTACTCCAGGCGGCGCTCCCAATGGCGGCGTGCGGCGTCCGGGTCGATCGCCATGCTGATATCGGTCATGCTGCTTTCCCCTTCAGTCGTCGGCGTTCCCTCTCCGACAGGCCACCCCAGATGCCGAAGCGCTCATCGTGTTGCAGCGCGTACTCCAAGCACTCGGCCTGCACAGCGCACCCGGCGCAGATGCTCTTCGCGTCCTTCGTGGATCCGCCCTTCTCCGGGAAGAACGCGTCCGGGTCGACGTCGGCACACGACGCCCACTGCATCCACGGCTCCGGATGGAGCAGAGTCTCTGTGAACACTGGAATCGGGTGGGTCATGCTGCCTTCCCCCAGAAGTGACGGGCGAGGTCTACCCTCCCGTGACGTTCCGCGAGCTTCGCGATCGCGTCGAGCCGCCGACCCACCGCCTGCGCTATCTGCGTCACCGGCTCCCCGGCATCCAGCAGCCACTCGACGTCCTCCAGCACCCGTTCGCCCTTCGTTGTCTCGTCCGCCTCGACCACGGCGGGTGCCGGGTCGGTGTCGATGTCGTCCCACGCGAGTGCGGGAAGCCACCCGCGGGCCTGCGCGTAGCGCTTCGAGCGTGAGTAGGCGGTCTTGTCGTGCCAGTCGGCGTGCGGCGGCTCCTGATCCCACAGCTCGACGAACAGGTCACGCACCGCAATCCACGTCGACACGAGCACTTCATCCCGCTCCATGAGCGACCCGAAGTTCGACGGCGACAGGTCCAGACGCTGTGCGAGCTTCGACATCGACCATCCGGCATGAACGAGCGCCTGCAGACGGCGGATCGCGCCGACAGATGCGACCTTCTGCCCGGGTGCGAGGTTCTCGATCACCGGCTGGATGGCAAGGATCTTCTCCGCCGTCTCCCGCTTCACCCGCTTCTGCATCTCCCCGAACCTCGGGCCCGGGTCCATCCGGCCCCAGATGATGGTCCGCACGGGCGTGGAGGACTTGAACCCGGCGAGCTGCGCGACACGCTTGTAGCCGATGCCGTACTCGCCCAGCATGAGAACGTGCTCCCGAACCGGGGTCACGTCGACGAGGCCGTTGTCGTACCGGCCGTACGCCTTGTCCTTCTTCCGCCGCTGGTCAGCCTCACCGCGGTGCTCAACGCACGGCACGCACCTGCACTGGTGTAGGTTGTAGCAGACCAGCGACCCGGCGTGTTTGTGCTCCGGCGGGCAGACCTTCGGGTCCTTCACGCGCGGTGGCAACTTCTTGTGCACGCCGAGCTCGTCGGCCTTCCATGCGGCCTGGTAGTGCTTGCGGCACAGGCGACGGGCGACGGGCTTCCGGTCGCATCCGTGATGCGTGCAGACTTGCGGCTTACCGGTCATGACATCTCCTCGCATGTGCACCAGTCGACGAGGACGACGCCGGCGGCGGTGTGGTGGTGGTGGCTGATCGCGGCGGTGCAGCCGATGACCCGGCAGGGCATCCGGCGGGTGCAGTCGGCCTCGAAGCCGTGCACGCGGCGCATCTCCTCGACGGCAGTCTTCGTGAGTTGCGGTGTGCGGACGACGTCCTGCCCGCAGGTGCGGCAGGTGGCGGTCCAGCGCTTCACACCGTCGATGACGACCGGGCGGATGGGTGGGTATGAGAGCGGCATCAGCGTGCCTCCTCGTCTGCTCGTCGTGCAGCAGCACAGTTCGGGCACGTCACGAAACGCCAGTCCTCGGTGACGTTCAACAGGTCGGTCGTCCCGCAGTACCCACGGTTCGGGTACGCGGATGGGGCGTGGACGCGGTCCTTCACCGCGATCTGCTTGCTCATGACGCCTTCTCCCACGTGCCATCGGTGCGCCGCGACATCCGCAACCGTTCCCGGCGCAGGTTCTCGGCCTGGGTCACGGCTTCAAGATGTGCGGGGTTCACGCAACGGCGAACGAAGCACAGATGATCGACCTGGTAGCCATCAGGGATGGGTCCGATGTAGACCTCGTGGGAGATGCGATGCGCGTACTCACTACCGATGCGGCCATACCCCGCTGTCGAGATCGGACCACCCCAGAGCCAGCAGCCGTCTCGTGAGGCGATCCCCTCGTCGAGACGTTCCGCCAGCGTGAGCGGCGCCGGTAGCGCCGTATCCCCGTGATTCCAGATCCGCAGGTAGTGCGCATTGCACAGCCGCTTCTTCCGGTACTTCGCAGGACTCTCACAGCCCTCGACCCCGCACGCAACTGGCTCAAGCTCGGGACGGTTCTCGGAGAAGCGCAGGTCGCGAACCACCGACCCGTTAGCGTGAGCTTCGGCCAGGTGCTTCCAGCAGAAGCCGCCGCTCCGGTACGCGAGGCGGCACCCATCGACCGCGCATGACTTGGTGCTCATGGTTCCTCCACGTCGGTCGGCTCCGGCCCCAGCAGCATGTCGAACCCGGCCGGCGGCACGTCACGGTGCAGGAGGTCGTCCGCCGCGCGGGATGCTTCCCCGATCGCGACGTCCAGTTCACGGCGGAACGCACGTGCCTCCGGGACGGTCATCGTGGTGCGGCGCTTGCGCAGCTGCACCGACACCCGGCAGTCGTCCGTGAAGTCCGCCGCGGCCAGGAACTTGATCTCCTCACGCTCGATCACTTCCCGCTCCCCTCTGGGGCGAAGAAGCCCCGCTTGATCCGATCCGCCAGACCGGCATAGATCGCCGCACCCATCGGCGATTTCATGCGCTCCGCCCGCTCCCGGCAGAACGCCTCCGCTGCGTCCCCATCGATCAGACGCGCCCTGCGCGCCGCTGACGGCCCCGAATCGTTCGGAGCGGTGCGAACCACACCCATGTCATTCGGAGCGCTCAGCGTGCGCTCCTGCCCTTCCTGTCCCATATCCATCCCCATTCCTCAGAAGCTCGGTTCCCACGGGAAGATCTGCCCGCGGACCAGACGGTCCGGCCAGTCGCGCCGGTCACGGTCCCCACGCCAACGCACCAGCGAGAAAGTCGGATGCCGGCCCTCGACCTTCTTGTCGCGGCGCAGGC includes these proteins:
- a CDS encoding HNH endonuclease signature motif containing protein; protein product: MNDSALNRWRSKIEKNDDGCWIWAASLGGGGYGKFFFDGAYRSAHRWGWEALVGPIPTGLDLDHLCRNRRCVNPDHLEPVTHRENIRRGMQSRGRGDVESKCPSGHVRTSANTRVDKRFKSLVCRDCAREALRRHRARVGSR
- a CDS encoding HNH endonuclease signature motif containing protein, with protein sequence MRICLQIRVGGVMTRPSCTVEGCGRAHEARGLCHAHYLRFRRHDDVQADRPIGDGTQGCRFPGCDRPHDSQGMCRSHRAQSDRGAELSPIRRFVFGTARERFEARIVRGPGCWEWSGTISSTGYGQVKIDGRHVAVHRLSYELHVGPIPDGLVIDHLCSNRKCANPAHLEAVTQAENVRRARA
- a CDS encoding WhiB family transcriptional regulator; amino-acid sequence: MTHPIPVFTETLLHPEPWMQWASCADVDPDAFFPEKGGSTKDAKSICAGCAVQAECLEYALQHDERFGIWGGLSERERRRLKGKAA
- a CDS encoding HNH endonuclease signature motif containing protein, whose amino-acid sequence is MSTKSCAVDGCRLAYRSGGFCWKHLAEAHANGSVVRDLRFSENRPELEPVACGVEGCESPAKYRKKRLCNAHYLRIWNHGDTALPAPLTLAERLDEGIASRDGCWLWGGPISTAGYGRIGSEYAHRISHEVYIGPIPDGYQVDHLCFVRRCVNPAHLEAVTQAENLRRERLRMSRRTDGTWEKAS